Proteins encoded in a region of the Populus alba chromosome 13, ASM523922v2, whole genome shotgun sequence genome:
- the LOC118060966 gene encoding probable protein phosphatase 2C 34, with translation MGHFSSMFNGLAKSFTIRKVKSNGSGDGREAAEAMAKDAKKNEMILRSSGCVNVDGSKNFASVFSRRGEKGVNQDCCIVWEEFGCQADMAFCGIFDGHGQWGHFVAKKVRESMATSLLCNWQEALAQCSLDPDIDLESDKKHQRFNMWKHSYLKTCAVVDQELEQHRKIDSFYSGTTALTIVRQGDHIFVANVGDSRAVLATTADDGSLVQVQLTVDFKPNLPQETERILQCRGRVFCLDDEPGVHRVWQPDAESPGLAMSRAFGDYCVKNFGLISVPEVTQRHLTSEDQFVILATDGVWDVISNQEAVQIVSSTPDRAKAAKRLVQSAVHAWKRKRKGIAMDDISAICLFFHSSPQSQQVHAVSTPK, from the exons ATGGGGCATTTTTCGTCAATGTTCAATGGATTGGCAAAGTCATTTACAATAAGAAAAGTGAAGAGTAATGGGAGTGGTGATGGAAGAGAAGCCGCAGAGGCAATGGCAAAAGATGCAAAGAAGAATGAAATGATCTTAAGATCATCTGGCTGTGTAAATGTTGATGGATCGAAAAATTTTGCTTCAGTTTTCTCAAGGAGAGGCGAGAAAGGAGTGAATCAAGATTGCTGCATTGTATGGGAG GAATTTGGGTGTCAAGCAGACATGGCATTTTGTGGGATATTTGATGGCCATGGTCAATGGGGCCATTTTGTGGCGAAGAAAGTCCGAGAATCGATGGCTACATCTCTTCTGTGTAATTGGCAGGAGGCTCTTGCTCAATGTTCACTTGATCCAGATATTGACTTGGAATCGGATAAAAAGCATCAAAGATTCAATATGTGGAAACATTCCTACCTAAAAACTTGTGCTGTTGTTGATCAAGAGCTAGAGCAACATCGGAAAATAGATTCATTCTATAGTGGAACAACTGCCCTGACAATTGTTAGACAG ggTGACCACATTTTCGTAGCAAATGTTGGCGACTCGCGCGCCGTATTGGCTACAACAGCAGATGATGGAAGCTTGGTACAGGTTCAGCTTACTGTAGATTTCAAGCCTAATTTACCCC AGGAGACTGAACGGATACTTCAGTGCAGGGGACGTGTATTCTGTCTAGATGATGAGCCAGGTGTGCACAGAGTTTGGCAGCCAGATGCAGAATCACCCGGACTGGCAATGTCCAGAGCCTTCGGCGATTACTGTGTAAAGAATTTCGGGCTTATCTCCGTGCCTGAAGTTACACAAAGGCATCTAACTAGCGAAGATCAATTTGTTATCCTGGCAACTGATGGG GTATGGGATGTAATCTCCAATCAAGAAGCAGTACAAATTGTGTCGTCGACACCAGATAGGGCAAAGGCAGCCAAGCGTCTAGTTCAGTCTGCTGTCCATGCTTGGAAACGCAAAAGGAAAGGGATTGCCATGGATGATATATCAGCCATTTGCCTCTTCTTTCACTCCTCCCCCCAATCTCAACAAGTCCATGCTGTTAGTACACCAAAATAG